The nucleotide sequence TCGTCCTGGCGGATCAGCTCCGCCGGGCCGTCAGCAAGGGCGGCGGCCGCCGCCTCGACCCTCGTCCGATCCGTCAGCCGGGCCTTGATCTCGATGTTTCGGGCCATGTTTCCGTCCTCCCTTGGCGGTAACTATCCTGCCGCCCCTTGCCGGCTCAAGGGGGCTGTATAATGATATTGACACTGAAAATCATTTTCATTAAATACCGAGCAACACGAAACGGCTGCCCGCCCGGGCGGCCGGCAACGTCAACCGCACGGAGAGGGCCATGGGTAAAGCGCTGGTTCTGTTTGGGTCCACCACGGGCAATACCGAGTCGGTGGCCGAGTATGTGGCCGAAACCCTGAAAAGCGAAGGTCTGGCGGTGGATCTCAAAAACGCCGCCGACGTGACTGCCGAAGGGTTGGCCGAAGGCTACGACCTCGTGCTGTTTGGCTGCTCCACCTGGGGCGATGACGAGATCGAGCTGCAGGAAAATTTCGTGCCCATCTATGACGAGCTGGAAAAAGCCCGGCTCGACGGGCGCAAGGTGGCGGTTTTCGGTTGCGGCGACTCCAGCTACACGCACTTTTGCGGAGCCGTGGACGCCATAGCCGAAAAAGCCGAGCAGTGCGGGGCCAAGGTCGTGGGCATGGCGCTGAAGATCGACGGCGACCCGGACAAGGCCGAAGCCGTGTCCTGGGCCAAGGACGTCGTGCAAAGCGCGGCTTAGTGTCTCGCGGTAAAAAAATACGACAGTATTTTTTTAGACCATTTATGGTTCCAGTTAGTTGTTCGTGACACGAGGAAGAGAAGAGTGCCTCCGGCGGCTGGGGGCCTGAGGCCCCCAGCCCCCCCGCCTGGGAAAAGGGGTTGAGGGGGCAGCGAGTGAACAAGGGCAGTTTGTCGCCGGGTCGCGGCCCGAGCAAACGACGCCTTCACGGCTTGGTCCGCCTGTCGGGGCGAAGCCGCATACGCCGCCCGATTCGTGGGCGGCAAAGGAGTGACATCATGGCTTGCGTAGGCGGAAAATGCATGTTGACGAGCCAGGTGCGGCGGCTTCGCGAGGCGGGTATGGACGCCATGGACGCCGGCAACCTGGAGCAGGCCGAGACCCTGTTGCGCCAGTCGGTGACCCTGGCCGAAAACGAGGCCGGCCTGGACGTGGTGACGGCCAACGCCTCCTACCGGCTGGCCCTGACCCTGCACAAGGCGGGACGCCATGACGAGGCGGCCGAAGAATTCGAAAAAGCGCTGGCTCTGGCCCGGGGACGGGCCGGTTGCGGCAGCAAGCTCTACCAGACGATCCTCGGGCATTTCGCCGCGGCCTTGCCGGCTCGGGCGACTCCCGACCTGGCGTGCGCCGTCGGGGAGTAACGTCTCCCTTCCGGCGCGGGGCCGCGTCCTGCCTGGCTCGGCGGTTTCCGGCGGGACGCGGCCCTTTTTCGCGGCCTTTGGCCGGTGATCACGGTCTCTTGTGCTGCCCGGCCGACACTCGCCCGAAAACCCCTTGAACTTTTCTCCATATGGGGGGTCTGGGGGCCTCAGGCCCCCAGCCGCCGGAGGCCTCCCCCTTTCCCCTTCGCCTAAAAAACGCTCATCCGTGTTTCTTTTAGATACTTCTCTTCCAGCACCTTGCAGATGCGCCGGATGATGTTGCGGCGGATTTCCAGGTCGATGGGCAGGTTGGGGTCCTGGTGGGCCTCGTTGATGCGCGCGCCCACGATGAATTCAATGGAGTCGCTGTCGAGCAGGATGTCGTAGAGCTGCACGGCCGGATTCTTTTCACGCGGCGCTTCGTCCTGTTCCAGGAGCCGGGCCACTCGGGTGAGCGTCAAGATGCCTTCGGTGACGAGGTCCACGCCGTCCATTTCGGCGGCCGGCGGGATGTCGCTGATCGCTCCGACTTGCAAGCTGTCGCGGATGGTGCGGCCGAGTTCCCGGGCCACGATGTTGGCCGTGGTGCCGCCGCAGATGATCTTGCGGCCGGGGAATTCGGCCAGCATCTGGGCGAACTCCCGGTCGCGGTGGGCGGCGTAGGGCGGGCCGGTGAGCACGATGGAGCGGCGTGGGCGTCGGAAGTAGATGACGGCGGCGGTCATGTCATCGTAGGCGCGCTGGAAGGGTTCCTGGCGCAGGGCCTGGGACAGGATCTTTTGGGACAGGTTGCGGGCCGAGATGGACGGGTCCTTGGCCACGACTTCTTCGACGAACTCCCGGCAGCCCTTGATGCGCCAGCCCAGGCGCATGCGTTCCGAGCCAAGGCCGGCCTGGGTTATGCCGTCGGAGGTGAAGATGAGCCGGTCGCCGGGCTGCATGTTCAGGTCGTAGACCCGGATGAGGCGATCATTGTAGCGCGGCGAGGAGACTTCCTCGAAGTCCAAAGGCAGGGCTTTGCCGGCGCGCAGGAGAATCACCGGCGGATTGTCCATCTCCACGACGCGGGTGGCCCCGTCGGGGTGGATGTCCACCACGGTGAAGGTGGCGTAGCTGATTTTGCGCACCTGGCACACGGGCAGGGCGTCCATGATGACTTCGGCGGCGCGCACCACGTCGGCATCGGTGGCCGTGTATTTGAGGGCCATGGTGGCGGTCATCAGCGACAGGATGCTGGCCTTGACGCCATGCCCCAGGCCGTCGGAGAGCACGGCGATGACCCGGCCCTCGTCCTGGACGCGCAGGGTCTTGAAGGCGTCGCCGCAGATGTCCTCGCCGAACCGGTTGCGCTGGGCGGCGTCCACCTCGATAAAGACTTCCTCGGTCACGGCCGCCGCCCCCGCATGTCCTTGTCGCCGATGGGCTTGGCCCCGCTGGAGAAGCCTTCGGCCAGGGAGCGCAACAGGATTTCCGTGTCGGCCATGTTTTCGCCCAGGCGGCAGGCGATTTCCTGCACGGTTTCGAGGTTTTTGCGGATGATCTCCCGGGCGCGGTTGGCGATCTCGTCGCGGCGCAGCTCCGAGCCGGTGACGTCAAACACGATGCCGCCGATGACGTTGCGCGGTTCGATGGTGAAGATGGTGACGCTGAAAACGCGGTCGTCGAAGCGCAGGGCGTCGCGGTGGATGTCGGTCTCGGTATCCAGCGACCGGCGAAACAGGCTGATGAAGGGCACGATCTTGTCCAGGGCCGCCCCTTCCATGCCTGGGCTAGCCTCGTAGGCCATGACCGTCTCCTCGCCGAAAAGCCGGGCGAAGTGCTCGTTGCACTCGATGATCTGCAGCTTGTTGTTGGCGATGACCACGCCGGCCGGGATGCAGCGCAGCAAGGCGTTGGCCTTTCGCATGGCCCGCTTTCGCAGGAAATGCACGCACATCGACGGTTCGGCCAGGCCTTCGAGCATGGCCCTGGCCAGCCCCCGGCAGGACTCGTGGCCGCAGCCGCCGCAGTTGACCTCGTCCTCGGGCGCGAACTTGCCGATAAGCCGCAGCACCCGGGTGTACTGGTCCTCGCTGTAGACGGGCAGGTCCACCGGCGAGGGGTTTTTGCGCTCGGCAATGGACACGGCCGGCTGGCGCACGGGCAGATCGTCGCCGGGCTGGGCGGCCCGGGCGAACACGTCGAGCTGGTCGAGAAGCCGGGGCCGGCGGCTGGACACGCAGGGTCCGCGCACGCAGCCGCCCACGCAGGCCAGCATTTCGATAAAGACCGGCCGGGGCAGCACATGGTTGTGGACGCCCTGCAAGGCCGATTCGATGGTGGGGATGCCCGAGAGCGTGGTGAAACAGACCTTGTCGTTGCCGGCATAGGCCTTGATGGTGTCGGACATGCCGCCTTCGACGGGATACAGCGCTCCTTCCTTGGCCGGGTGGGGCATGAAGCGGTCGGCCGGACCGGGGATGAGGTCTTCGGGGCGGATGTTTTCCTCGCGCAGCATGGCCTTGAGGTCGGTAAAGGTCATGGCCGCGTCGAGCAGGGCCGGGTGGTTGTCGGCCTCGGATTTCTTGGCCACGCAGGGTCCAAAAAAGACCACGCCGATGTCCGGGCCGTAGTTGCGACGCAGCATCCGGCAGTGGGAGAGAAGCGGCGAGAGCAGCGGGGTGAGGTTGGGCACAAGCTCGGGCATGTAGCCCCGGATGAAGTCCACGGCGGCCGGGCAGGCGGTGGATAACAGGAGCCTGGGGCCGCCCTGGGCCAGGATGCCGGCCACGGCGGCCGAGACTTCCTGAGCGCCCAGCGCCGTCTCGGAAACGCCGGAAAACCC is from Solidesulfovibrio magneticus RS-1 and encodes:
- a CDS encoding flavodoxin; amino-acid sequence: MGKALVLFGSTTGNTESVAEYVAETLKSEGLAVDLKNAADVTAEGLAEGYDLVLFGCSTWGDDEIELQENFVPIYDELEKARLDGRKVAVFGCGDSSYTHFCGAVDAIAEKAEQCGAKVVGMALKIDGDPDKAEAVSWAKDVVQSAA
- a CDS encoding tetratricopeptide repeat protein; the protein is MLTSQVRRLREAGMDAMDAGNLEQAETLLRQSVTLAENEAGLDVVTANASYRLALTLHKAGRHDEAAEEFEKALALARGRAGCGSKLYQTILGHFAAALPARATPDLACAVGE
- a CDS encoding SpoIIE family protein phosphatase; amino-acid sequence: MTEEVFIEVDAAQRNRFGEDICGDAFKTLRVQDEGRVIAVLSDGLGHGVKASILSLMTATMALKYTATDADVVRAAEVIMDALPVCQVRKISYATFTVVDIHPDGATRVVEMDNPPVILLRAGKALPLDFEEVSSPRYNDRLIRVYDLNMQPGDRLIFTSDGITQAGLGSERMRLGWRIKGCREFVEEVVAKDPSISARNLSQKILSQALRQEPFQRAYDDMTAAVIYFRRPRRSIVLTGPPYAAHRDREFAQMLAEFPGRKIICGGTTANIVARELGRTIRDSLQVGAISDIPPAAEMDGVDLVTEGILTLTRVARLLEQDEAPREKNPAVQLYDILLDSDSIEFIVGARINEAHQDPNLPIDLEIRRNIIRRICKVLEEKYLKETRMSVF
- a CDS encoding [Fe-Fe] hydrogenase large subunit C-terminal domain-containing protein, with product MLSHYPIYTIEAECQDCYRCLRQCPVKAIQVENGRATVVPELCIACGQCVAACPSQAKQVRSDLFGVYKLLRSDKLAYVSLAPSWVTEFPDVSPEAMIAALRKLGFSGVSETALGAQEVSAAVAGILAQGGPRLLLSTACPAAVDFIRGYMPELVPNLTPLLSPLLSHCRMLRRNYGPDIGVVFFGPCVAKKSEADNHPALLDAAMTFTDLKAMLREENIRPEDLIPGPADRFMPHPAKEGALYPVEGGMSDTIKAYAGNDKVCFTTLSGIPTIESALQGVHNHVLPRPVFIEMLACVGGCVRGPCVSSRRPRLLDQLDVFARAAQPGDDLPVRQPAVSIAERKNPSPVDLPVYSEDQYTRVLRLIGKFAPEDEVNCGGCGHESCRGLARAMLEGLAEPSMCVHFLRKRAMRKANALLRCIPAGVVIANNKLQIIECNEHFARLFGEETVMAYEASPGMEGAALDKIVPFISLFRRSLDTETDIHRDALRFDDRVFSVTIFTIEPRNVIGGIVFDVTGSELRRDEIANRAREIIRKNLETVQEIACRLGENMADTEILLRSLAEGFSSGAKPIGDKDMRGRRP